In a genomic window of Agrobacterium tumefaciens:
- a CDS encoding amino acid ABC transporter permease — translation MSLFAQPVSMAIAPPLGKPVRWGQITTGTSAIVALALVILTVARNQTVQWGEIPRYMVDPIILDGVVLTLQLTAGAMVFGTAFGCIVAVMATSQNIVLKAIAVAFVWWFRGVPLIVQIFFWFNIALFIPMVGIGTYSISINNLVTPALAGFLALGLHEAANMSEIIRGGLTAVDRGQREAASSLGLQPLQTLRTVVLPQAIRLIVPPTGNQAIGMLKASAIVSVIGMQDLLTQAQAIYARNFLVIELLCVASLWYLLITTVASVGQHFLEKHLAPKGRDARAQKDTRRRA, via the coding sequence ATGTCCCTTTTTGCTCAACCCGTCAGCATGGCCATCGCACCTCCGCTCGGCAAGCCGGTGCGGTGGGGGCAGATCACCACAGGTACCAGCGCGATCGTCGCGCTGGCACTCGTCATCCTCACAGTCGCACGAAACCAGACTGTTCAATGGGGCGAAATTCCCCGTTATATGGTCGATCCAATCATCCTCGACGGCGTAGTTCTGACCCTGCAACTGACGGCGGGCGCCATGGTGTTCGGCACCGCGTTCGGCTGCATCGTCGCTGTCATGGCCACAAGCCAGAACATCGTTTTGAAAGCGATTGCCGTTGCCTTCGTCTGGTGGTTTCGCGGCGTGCCGCTGATCGTCCAGATCTTCTTCTGGTTCAACATCGCGCTGTTTATTCCGATGGTGGGCATCGGCACCTATTCCATATCGATCAACAACCTCGTCACCCCTGCCCTCGCCGGGTTTCTGGCGCTTGGCTTGCACGAAGCGGCCAATATGAGCGAGATCATTCGCGGCGGATTGACCGCCGTCGATCGCGGTCAGCGTGAGGCAGCCTCTTCGCTTGGCTTGCAACCCCTTCAAACGCTTCGGACCGTGGTTCTGCCTCAAGCGATCCGCCTGATTGTCCCGCCGACCGGAAACCAGGCGATTGGTATGCTGAAAGCCAGCGCCATCGTTTCCGTCATCGGCATGCAGGACCTGCTGACCCAAGCGCAGGCCATCTACGCGCGCAACTTCCTTGTCATCGAACTGCTGTGCGTTGCCTCGCTCTGGTACCTGCTCATCACCACCGTCGCATCAGTCGGCCAGCATTTTCTGGAAAAGCACCTCGCGCCAAAAGGTCGAGATGCCCGTGCGCAGAAAGATACCCGACGCCGCGCCTGA
- a CDS encoding flavin reductase family protein has protein sequence MTDHTHFDFAKLNERERYKILIGTVIPRPIALVTTVSKDGIPNAGPFSFFNVLTHDPAIVAIGVENYSDMRFKDTARNIRETGEFTVHICDNALVEKMEICAIKFGPEVDEMEEAGLATAPGQTVKSPRILAAPAALECRRHTTLQVGPAREIILGEVVGVFVRSDAVNAANLHIDQQLMDAVGRMGGHTYTRTRDQFDIETLTPQEWESRKADEKVAAE, from the coding sequence ATGACCGACCACACCCATTTTGATTTCGCTAAGCTCAATGAGCGGGAACGTTACAAGATTCTGATCGGAACCGTCATTCCACGTCCAATCGCTCTGGTAACCACGGTGAGCAAGGACGGGATACCAAACGCTGGCCCTTTCAGCTTCTTCAATGTCCTGACCCATGATCCGGCCATCGTCGCCATCGGCGTCGAGAACTATTCCGACATGCGCTTTAAGGACACCGCCCGCAATATTCGTGAGACAGGAGAATTCACCGTCCACATCTGCGACAATGCGCTGGTCGAGAAGATGGAAATCTGCGCCATCAAGTTCGGGCCCGAAGTTGACGAGATGGAGGAGGCGGGTCTTGCCACGGCACCCGGCCAGACGGTGAAAAGCCCCCGCATCCTCGCCGCCCCCGCCGCCTTGGAATGCCGCCGCCACACCACGCTTCAGGTCGGCCCGGCCCGCGAAATCATCCTCGGCGAAGTCGTCGGCGTCTTCGTCCGCAGTGATGCGGTTAATGCTGCTAACCTGCATATCGACCAGCAGCTCATGGATGCGGTCGGACGCATGGGTGGGCACACTTATACCCGCACACGCGACCAGTTCGATATTGAGACGCTGACGCCGCAGGAATGGGAAAGCCGGAAGGCGGATGAGAAGGTGGCGGCGGAATGA
- a CDS encoding ABC transporter ATP-binding protein, translating into MAEASKSGEGKQLSVRGVTHSYGGQNAISDITFEIEAGEIVALLGPSGCGKSTVLRAIAGLIQPKSGAIQLGGQDLANVSARSRGIGMVFQNYALFPHLTVAENIAYPLACQHVPRAERRERVEEMLSLVQLKNYGNRLPRELSGGQQQRVAVARAIAGRPSLLLLDEPFGALDRALRFDLQVELLHLQKTLGITTLIVTHDQEEAQSLAGRLVLMNKGNIEQIDTPMAVYDRPKTLFVNTFIGQANLLHGTVQGLDAEATTIALANGKPLVLPRRLNFTIGSKVTITFRPEDVRLSTAPRGFSLPARLTVSVPLGPTLVHDLLLEEGMGLRASQVRGPSTFIPESGAQLFVEIDTTRCHAFPSEPEPSSE; encoded by the coding sequence ATGGCAGAGGCGTCGAAGTCAGGAGAGGGCAAGCAGCTCAGCGTCCGGGGTGTGACCCACAGCTATGGTGGGCAGAACGCGATCAGCGACATCACGTTCGAGATCGAGGCCGGCGAGATCGTCGCGCTTCTGGGGCCAAGCGGCTGCGGCAAGTCCACCGTCCTGCGGGCCATCGCCGGGCTGATCCAACCAAAGAGCGGTGCCATTCAACTCGGTGGCCAGGATCTCGCCAATGTGTCCGCAAGGTCCCGTGGCATTGGCATGGTGTTCCAGAACTACGCCCTTTTTCCGCATCTGACCGTGGCCGAGAACATCGCCTATCCGCTGGCCTGCCAGCACGTGCCGCGGGCTGAGCGCAGGGAACGGGTGGAGGAAATGCTCTCGCTCGTACAGTTGAAGAACTACGGCAACCGCCTGCCGCGTGAACTCTCCGGAGGTCAGCAGCAGCGTGTGGCCGTTGCCCGCGCCATTGCCGGGAGGCCCTCGCTTCTGCTGCTGGACGAACCCTTCGGTGCTCTTGACCGGGCGCTTCGTTTCGACTTGCAGGTCGAACTCCTGCATTTGCAGAAGACGCTCGGTATCACGACGCTGATCGTCACCCATGATCAGGAAGAGGCGCAGAGCCTTGCCGGGCGTCTGGTGCTGATGAACAAGGGTAATATCGAGCAGATCGACACGCCGATGGCCGTTTATGACCGGCCGAAGACGCTGTTCGTCAACACCTTCATCGGTCAGGCCAATCTGCTGCATGGCACGGTGCAGGGCTTGGATGCCGAGGCAACGACGATTGCGCTTGCAAATGGCAAACCACTCGTTCTGCCGCGTCGCCTGAATTTTACGATCGGCTCCAAGGTCACCATCACTTTCCGTCCCGAAGACGTCCGTCTGTCGACGGCCCCCCGTGGCTTTTCGTTGCCGGCACGGCTGACCGTGTCCGTCCCCCTTGGGCCGACGCTCGTCCATGATCTTCTTCTCGAGGAGGGCATGGGCCTGCGCGCTTCGCAGGTCCGCGGACCTTCCACCTTCATTCCCGAGTCGGGAGCTCAGCTCTTTGTCGAGATTGACACCACCAGGTGTCACGCCTTTCCGAGCGAACCGGAACCATCCAGTGAATGA
- a CDS encoding extracellular solute-binding protein, producing MKDFNITRRHFGLLAAGAAVAVSAPFAARAAGGTAVAATFPGSWEDGYRTVLTPLVKEAGFDLTVAPAMAQDQLAKVMASPGNPPYDTLLMSPGQMAVAIENDLIEKIDPSKLKNWSLLDPAFQGEYGPTVTVEVNGIAYNPDLVPAPKGYRDLFENPAYEGLVSWTGFASNTGVMAYSQIAKIFGSGPTDMDAVFKLFKEHPEHLKGVVASTNHQMTLFQQGEIAVFMCSTGNVAKLKALGLRAEFVQPETGSPAAPVNIHLTKGAKNPDAAYAYMDAAISKAAQDKLKMPPTEMFPTNREVELTPGIEAYVKREQLASLVYPDWAAINKNRAEWIRQFDALVAG from the coding sequence ATGAAGGACTTTAACATCACACGACGTCATTTCGGATTGCTTGCTGCCGGTGCGGCTGTAGCGGTCTCCGCCCCCTTCGCTGCTCGTGCCGCTGGTGGCACAGCCGTTGCCGCGACCTTTCCCGGCAGCTGGGAAGACGGCTATCGCACCGTACTGACGCCACTTGTTAAGGAAGCAGGTTTCGACCTGACGGTTGCGCCAGCTATGGCGCAGGATCAGCTTGCCAAGGTCATGGCAAGCCCCGGTAACCCGCCTTACGACACACTGCTGATGTCACCCGGCCAGATGGCGGTCGCTATCGAGAATGACCTGATCGAAAAGATCGATCCGTCGAAGCTGAAGAACTGGAGCCTGCTCGATCCGGCGTTTCAGGGCGAGTACGGCCCGACCGTGACCGTTGAAGTCAACGGGATCGCCTATAACCCGGATCTGGTGCCCGCACCGAAGGGCTATCGCGACCTGTTCGAAAACCCGGCCTACGAGGGCCTCGTCTCGTGGACGGGCTTTGCCTCCAATACCGGCGTCATGGCCTATTCCCAGATCGCCAAGATCTTCGGCTCAGGCCCGACCGACATGGATGCCGTTTTCAAGCTGTTCAAGGAACATCCGGAGCATCTGAAAGGTGTTGTCGCCAGCACCAACCACCAGATGACACTATTCCAGCAGGGCGAGATCGCTGTCTTCATGTGCTCAACCGGCAATGTCGCGAAGCTGAAGGCATTGGGCCTGAGGGCTGAGTTCGTCCAGCCCGAAACAGGCTCTCCGGCAGCTCCGGTCAACATCCACCTGACCAAGGGCGCCAAGAACCCGGACGCGGCTTACGCCTATATGGATGCCGCGATCTCCAAGGCAGCGCAGGACAAGCTGAAGATGCCGCCGACCGAGATGTTCCCGACCAACAGGGAGGTCGAACTGACGCCAGGCATCGAGGCCTATGTGAAGCGCGAACAGCTTGCGTCTCTGGTTTATCCGGACTGGGCGGCGATCAACAAGAACCGTGCGGAATGGATCCGCCAGTTCGACGCTCTTGTCGCCGGTTGA
- a CDS encoding ABC transporter substrate-binding protein: protein MRSFTKSLKNGLTGIAFALLATSVHAAEGPAIKMVPDADIAKLPGIAFNQTLADRLPTAIKDKKILKVATDLTPPISFQAEDGKLIGIDADIAAALGVILGIDVQMTNVGAGAAIVPAVLSKRFDMTISGINDDVELEKQVDVIDYMFDATTIMTIKGNPLGIKSMEDLCGKNVAVPVGTFQARLVETASAKCTTPMNIMSIPKMPDVLQAVRTGRADATVNGYATSVYTTENQTGKGVGLQALPDVRLAVGYLGMLVSRDNLDLRDTVIASLQHMVDSGAYKAIMEKWGLGPLAVKTVKFNDAASMPVN from the coding sequence ATGCGCAGCTTCACGAAAAGTCTCAAAAACGGCCTTACCGGTATCGCGTTCGCGCTGCTGGCCACATCGGTCCATGCCGCAGAAGGTCCCGCCATCAAGATGGTGCCGGATGCAGACATCGCCAAACTGCCGGGCATCGCGTTTAACCAGACACTGGCGGACCGCCTGCCCACTGCCATCAAGGACAAGAAGATCCTGAAGGTGGCGACGGACCTGACGCCGCCGATCAGCTTCCAGGCGGAGGATGGAAAGCTGATCGGGATCGATGCCGATATCGCCGCAGCACTGGGTGTCATTCTCGGCATTGATGTTCAGATGACCAATGTCGGCGCAGGTGCTGCAATCGTACCCGCCGTCCTCTCCAAGCGTTTCGACATGACCATTTCCGGCATCAACGATGATGTGGAGCTGGAAAAGCAGGTCGATGTCATCGACTACATGTTTGACGCCACGACCATCATGACCATCAAGGGCAACCCGCTCGGCATCAAGAGTATGGAAGACCTCTGCGGCAAGAATGTTGCCGTGCCGGTCGGCACGTTCCAGGCGCGTTTGGTGGAAACGGCATCGGCCAAATGCACGACACCGATGAACATCATGTCCATCCCGAAAATGCCCGACGTCCTTCAGGCCGTGCGCACCGGCCGCGCCGACGCGACTGTCAATGGCTATGCGACCAGCGTCTACACGACCGAAAACCAGACCGGCAAGGGCGTCGGCCTGCAGGCACTCCCAGACGTCCGCCTCGCCGTCGGCTACCTCGGCATGCTGGTATCGAGAGACAATCTGGATTTGCGAGATACGGTGATCGCCTCGCTTCAGCACATGGTCGATAGCGGTGCCTACAAAGCGATCATGGAGAAATGGGGCCTTGGTCCGCTTGCCGTGAAGACCGTGAAGTTCAACGACGCCGCCAGCATGCCGGTGAATTGA
- a CDS encoding M24 family metallopeptidase yields MNRHATKAGDYRIGSLLADFQPDFDFVAPLPLPVEEFEDRLRRIRRQAVEAGHDALIVHTGGVGWFHTSNAYLRYICDWMREGVLIIPTDADKPLTLLSFFTQSVLLPPGGEPVLVEDIWQIGPIGREYADRPGDSVIKTAEKCVELLAGMGLSKAQIGRIGDRTSLTFWAALDELMPKTKFVADNAILDRMQKVRSLREIEMFRAAAQLVSIATQAAYHVAKPGVTDHEIYAAFTQAQLSFGGETGDGYQIGINEFGTHCGKPYGHVVRPGDLINLYVSNITYRGYTAQTARMIAVGDITKRQEEVLAACTEGVKRAEKLIRPGALMRDVNNAAFEPMIERGMLSSPEARTMPYNWAPMDDGSARLIPRQYVKNIDWEAQGRTLMHIYPATHGPHNPNLGHSVGLAGGQNSFNISSHNYDRMEEGMVFVLHTQWLEPLSAGCNVGDMYVVTKDGFENLARHTPLETHRIAAEA; encoded by the coding sequence ATGAATAGACACGCCACCAAGGCAGGCGACTACCGCATCGGATCGCTGCTGGCCGATTTCCAGCCGGATTTCGACTTTGTCGCACCGCTGCCTTTGCCCGTCGAAGAGTTCGAGGACCGTCTCCGGCGCATTCGCCGCCAGGCTGTCGAAGCTGGCCATGATGCGCTGATCGTCCACACCGGTGGGGTCGGCTGGTTCCATACCTCGAACGCATATCTGCGTTACATCTGCGACTGGATGCGCGAGGGCGTGCTGATTATCCCGACGGACGCCGACAAGCCGCTGACGCTTCTGTCCTTCTTCACTCAATCCGTGCTTCTGCCGCCGGGCGGCGAACCGGTTCTCGTCGAGGATATCTGGCAGATCGGCCCGATCGGTCGCGAATATGCCGACCGACCGGGTGATAGCGTCATCAAGACGGCTGAGAAATGCGTTGAACTTCTGGCCGGCATGGGACTGTCGAAGGCGCAGATTGGCCGGATCGGTGACCGCACCTCGCTGACCTTCTGGGCAGCCCTCGACGAGTTGATGCCAAAGACAAAGTTCGTCGCCGACAATGCTATTCTCGACCGGATGCAGAAAGTGCGCTCCCTGCGCGAGATCGAGATGTTCCGAGCGGCAGCCCAGCTCGTCAGCATCGCTACGCAGGCGGCCTATCATGTCGCCAAGCCAGGTGTGACCGATCACGAAATCTATGCCGCGTTCACGCAGGCCCAGCTTTCCTTTGGTGGTGAAACGGGTGATGGCTATCAGATTGGCATCAACGAGTTCGGTACCCATTGCGGAAAGCCTTATGGCCATGTCGTTCGTCCGGGAGATCTCATCAATCTCTACGTTTCCAACATCACCTACCGCGGCTATACCGCCCAGACCGCCCGTATGATCGCAGTTGGCGACATCACCAAGCGGCAGGAAGAGGTGCTGGCGGCCTGCACCGAGGGCGTTAAACGAGCCGAAAAGCTGATCCGGCCCGGTGCCCTGATGCGTGACGTCAACAACGCCGCCTTCGAGCCGATGATCGAGCGCGGCATGCTGTCCTCGCCCGAAGCCCGCACCATGCCCTACAACTGGGCGCCGATGGACGATGGCAGCGCCCGTCTAATCCCGCGCCAATATGTGAAGAATATCGACTGGGAAGCGCAGGGCCGTACGCTGATGCACATTTACCCGGCAACCCATGGTCCGCATAACCCCAATCTGGGTCACTCGGTTGGCTTGGCCGGCGGCCAGAACAGTTTCAACATCTCATCCCACAATTATGACCGGATGGAGGAGGGCATGGTGTTCGTTCTGCACACGCAATGGCTTGAGCCGTTGTCGGCAGGCTGCAATGTCGGCGATATGTATGTCGTCACCAAAGACGGGTTCGAGAACCTCGCCCGCCACACTCCCCTTGAAACCCACCGCATCGCTGCCGAGGCCTGA
- a CDS encoding ABC transporter permease, which translates to MHSPRENPIPTLLYKAFVFGFGSLSLIYLVAPIVIAITMSFTAGQTLKYPPEGFSLRWYEALLDPVRSGTEHIAAGNSLKIAGLAVLGSLLFAVPATIGMARMRRSTVNALEPFLLAPLVLPSLVYGLAALIVANFVGFQPSLWLTVIGHVVVFGPLMYRAASVVAQGINPSLAEASTVMGATWYTTLRRVILPLLAPGILAGAFLVFIQSLDNVSVSLFLADAQTTVLPLRMFALIEESLDVRVAAMSGILIGLTLIVMLVARRVLAPARQADQ; encoded by the coding sequence ATGCATAGTCCTCGCGAAAACCCGATTCCGACCCTCCTCTACAAGGCATTTGTCTTTGGCTTCGGCAGCCTCAGCCTGATCTACTTGGTGGCGCCGATCGTCATCGCAATCACCATGTCCTTCACTGCTGGCCAGACGCTCAAATATCCGCCCGAGGGTTTTTCGCTCCGCTGGTACGAGGCGCTCCTCGATCCCGTCCGCTCCGGGACAGAGCATATCGCAGCCGGCAATTCGCTGAAGATCGCGGGCCTTGCGGTGCTCGGATCGCTGCTGTTTGCCGTCCCTGCCACCATCGGCATGGCGCGTATGAGGCGTAGCACGGTCAATGCGCTAGAGCCGTTTCTATTGGCCCCACTCGTTCTGCCAAGCCTCGTTTATGGTCTGGCGGCGTTGATCGTAGCGAACTTCGTCGGCTTCCAGCCGTCGCTCTGGCTCACCGTTATCGGCCATGTCGTCGTGTTCGGTCCTCTGATGTACCGGGCCGCATCCGTCGTCGCGCAGGGCATCAATCCGTCGCTGGCAGAAGCCTCCACCGTCATGGGCGCGACCTGGTACACGACGCTGAGGCGCGTGATCCTGCCGCTGCTGGCGCCCGGCATTCTGGCCGGTGCCTTTCTCGTTTTCATCCAGTCGCTCGACAACGTCTCTGTGTCGCTCTTCCTGGCTGATGCGCAGACGACCGTGCTGCCGCTTCGCATGTTCGCACTAATCGAAGAATCGCTCGATGTCCGCGTCGCGGCAATGTCGGGAATTCTGATCGGACTCACACTCATCGTGATGCTGGTAGCGAGGCGCGTATTGGCCCCGGCACGGCAAGCTGACCAATAA
- a CDS encoding ABC transporter permease has translation MKASGFPYVLPMLALSVAFFATPLAVLVGFSFIGPDGPSFHNYARFLGDAFNYRVLVNTATLGLQTIASTTLLGIPIALLYWHSGKTARQVIIFLTLIPMLTSNVVRTFAWIVILGRQGPISETFVALGLAERPFTLMSTELGLVLAMCQIDLPLIILPLIAILSRTPVQFTEAAQVSGAGPWRILVTVLLPMMLPGLLAGWILVFASTSASFVTQAVIGGARNVYVPQLIYREVGTLFDWPMASAIAVVLLLSTGILLVAMTMISRHRRLVGHA, from the coding sequence ATGAAAGCGAGCGGCTTCCCATACGTTCTCCCGATGCTTGCGCTATCGGTGGCGTTCTTTGCGACGCCGCTCGCCGTTCTCGTCGGGTTCAGCTTCATCGGCCCCGACGGCCCGTCCTTTCACAACTACGCGCGCTTTCTCGGCGATGCGTTCAATTACCGCGTTCTGGTCAACACCGCCACGCTCGGTCTGCAGACCATTGCCAGCACCACCTTGCTCGGTATTCCGATTGCACTTCTCTATTGGCATAGCGGCAAGACCGCGCGACAGGTCATCATCTTCCTGACGCTCATCCCGATGCTGACCAGCAACGTGGTGCGCACCTTCGCCTGGATCGTCATCCTCGGGCGACAGGGCCCGATCAGCGAGACCTTCGTGGCGCTCGGACTTGCGGAGCGCCCGTTCACCCTGATGTCCACCGAACTCGGCCTCGTCTTGGCCATGTGCCAGATCGACTTGCCGCTGATCATTCTGCCGCTGATCGCCATCCTGTCCCGCACGCCAGTCCAATTCACCGAAGCGGCACAGGTCTCGGGTGCCGGTCCGTGGCGGATCCTCGTGACCGTTCTCTTGCCGATGATGTTGCCGGGGCTGCTGGCGGGCTGGATTCTCGTCTTTGCCAGCACCAGCGCTTCCTTCGTCACCCAGGCTGTCATCGGTGGTGCGCGCAATGTGTATGTGCCGCAGCTCATCTACCGCGAGGTCGGCACGCTGTTCGACTGGCCGATGGCCTCGGCCATTGCCGTTGTCCTGCTGTTGTCGACCGGCATCCTTCTCGTTGCCATGACCATGATTTCCCGCCACAGGAGGCTTGTCGGCCATGCATAG
- a CDS encoding sugar phosphate isomerase/epimerase family protein, which yields MKLGIDGQKLPEARKRGPLKSLEHVKELGLGGIFFSTVLDMSETLDNGELADIRVKADELGLYLEAGVGKINPYCSAEAPEFRAIGSGDVILGFTRMIEASAAIGCRELWVSPGNFKSEYRGRLANDRFRTDVTWDEQLLGIEKVLLKLAPVARANGVHLNMETHDEITSFEILRLIEKVGEDCMGVVFDTANGLQRAEHPVFAAKRVAPYVRQTHIKDAYVGHATGGLDFQTRPVGRGIVDFATIIPILAKANPDLNLSLEVAASVEDKPRKANPRQCIEIDDPIWRAGHPDLTAEELEAYLGLVDAFEKRVASGEIPDWETYEASQYGYPSYEHQSYGFNEALTFVKASARHIEDICTQNGISISIPSTKQRAA from the coding sequence ATGAAGCTAGGCATTGACGGACAAAAACTGCCAGAAGCCAGAAAGCGCGGCCCTCTCAAAAGCCTCGAACACGTCAAGGAACTCGGTCTCGGCGGCATCTTCTTCAGCACGGTGCTCGACATGAGCGAGACACTGGACAACGGCGAACTGGCCGATATCAGGGTAAAGGCTGATGAGCTTGGCCTTTACCTCGAAGCGGGCGTCGGTAAGATCAACCCCTATTGCAGCGCAGAGGCTCCGGAGTTTCGCGCGATCGGCAGTGGCGACGTCATCCTCGGTTTTACCCGAATGATCGAAGCGAGTGCGGCCATCGGCTGCCGCGAACTCTGGGTGTCGCCGGGCAATTTCAAGTCGGAATATCGCGGACGGCTGGCCAATGACCGCTTTCGCACCGATGTGACCTGGGATGAGCAGTTGCTGGGCATCGAAAAGGTCCTACTGAAGCTCGCGCCGGTTGCGCGCGCAAACGGCGTTCATCTCAATATGGAAACCCATGACGAGATCACCTCTTTCGAAATCCTCCGGCTGATCGAAAAGGTTGGCGAAGATTGCATGGGTGTCGTGTTCGACACGGCAAACGGCCTGCAACGCGCCGAGCACCCCGTTTTTGCCGCAAAACGGGTAGCTCCCTATGTGCGCCAAACCCACATCAAGGATGCCTATGTCGGTCATGCCACGGGCGGCCTCGATTTCCAGACCCGCCCCGTCGGTCGCGGCATTGTCGATTTCGCCACGATCATCCCTATCCTTGCCAAAGCCAATCCCGACTTGAACCTCTCCCTGGAGGTCGCGGCCTCCGTCGAGGACAAGCCACGCAAGGCCAATCCCCGCCAATGCATCGAGATCGATGACCCAATTTGGCGTGCCGGCCATCCAGACCTGACGGCAGAGGAACTCGAAGCCTATCTCGGATTGGTGGACGCATTTGAAAAACGTGTGGCCAGCGGAGAAATACCGGACTGGGAGACCTATGAGGCGAGCCAGTATGGCTATCCGTCCTATGAGCACCAGTCCTATGGCTTCAACGAAGCGCTGACCTTCGTCAAGGCTTCTGCACGGCACATTGAAGATATCTGTACACAGAACGGAATTTCGATCTCGATACCTTCCACGAAGCAGCGAGCCGCCTGA